One genomic segment of Deltaproteobacteria bacterium includes these proteins:
- the rpsT gene encoding 30S ribosomal protein S20 encodes MATHKSAIKRHRQNQKRRARNVAVKSEIKTAIKEVKETIAQGSKENAKAALAKAARLLDKAASKKTLHRNNASRKISRLTTAVNSIGTGNRH; translated from the coding sequence ATGGCAACCCATAAATCAGCGATAAAAAGACACAGGCAAAACCAGAAGCGCAGGGCCCGCAATGTTGCAGTAAAATCTGAGATAAAAACTGCAATAAAAGAGGTTAAAGAAACTATAGCTCAAGGCAGCAAAGAAAACGCCAAGGCAGCGCTTGCAAAGGCTGCAAGGCTCCTTGACAAGGCAGCCTCCAAAAAAACCCTTCACAGGAATAATGCGTCAAGGAAAATATCCCGGCTGACAACAGCAGTAAATTCAATAGGAACAGGCAATAGGCACTAG
- the holA gene encoding DNA polymerase III subunit delta gives MAQDGLKIIEGLKKGMSPSSSIGGKGLSPVFYFYGDSYLIEEAVQDIKAKALSSSFRDMNYHWFDAKEADADDIISIAQTFPVMSQKRLIVVSRAGALSKSQQEAILSYIKNPAPTTCLVFIADKIDKRLGFFSALDKANYLFYLKPLSDAELPSWIKKAAGEFGKKITDDAIGAILEAVGNELMDIKQEIDKLALFVGERNSIEIEDVEMAVTNGRVDTVFDLADSIGRKDLRKAIINLRKLIEHKEEPIKILGMITRQFRIIWRAKALNKKGVAVNSIASVVGTFPTYVKGYLKHGKGFSDEGLLRIFQMLHNTDIALKSGRQRPRMVMERLVMELCYKDRL, from the coding sequence GTGGCGCAGGACGGCTTAAAAATTATTGAAGGACTGAAAAAAGGCATGTCCCCGAGCTCTTCTATCGGGGGTAAGGGACTGTCTCCGGTCTTCTATTTTTACGGTGACAGTTACCTGATAGAAGAGGCGGTGCAGGATATTAAGGCAAAGGCGCTGTCCTCTTCTTTTAGGGATATGAATTATCACTGGTTTGATGCGAAGGAGGCGGATGCCGATGATATTATTTCTATAGCCCAGACCTTTCCTGTTATGTCTCAGAAGAGACTGATTGTAGTGAGTAGGGCAGGGGCCCTTTCCAAGTCACAGCAAGAGGCTATTTTATCATATATCAAAAATCCTGCCCCGACGACCTGTCTGGTATTTATTGCGGATAAGATTGATAAGAGACTTGGATTTTTCTCGGCATTAGATAAGGCTAATTACCTGTTTTATCTTAAGCCGCTTTCAGATGCAGAGCTTCCTTCGTGGATTAAAAAAGCGGCGGGAGAGTTTGGTAAAAAAATTACAGATGATGCAATTGGGGCTATTTTAGAGGCAGTTGGAAATGAATTGATGGATATAAAACAGGAGATTGACAAATTGGCTCTTTTTGTCGGTGAAAGAAATAGCATAGAGATAGAAGATGTGGAAATGGCTGTTACAAATGGAAGGGTGGATACAGTATTTGACCTTGCAGATTCAATAGGCAGAAAAGATTTAAGAAAGGCGATTATAAATCTCAGGAAACTCATTGAACATAAAGAAGAGCCTATAAAGATATTAGGAATGATAACCCGCCAATTTCGCATTATCTGGAGGGCAAAGGCATTAAACAAAAAAGGCGTTGCAGTCAATAGTATTGCTTCAGTTGTGGGGACATTTCCAACTTATGTTAAGGGGTATCTAAAGCATGGAAAAGGTTTTAGTGACGAGGGGTTGTTAAGAATTTTTCAAATGCTCCATAATACGGATATCGCCCTGAAATCCGGAAGGCAGCGCCCTCGTATGGTGATGGAGAGGCTTGTGATGGAGCTATGTTATAAAGATAGGCTATAG
- a CDS encoding LptE family protein, with protein MRVRSQGLSRGYAVKSMRYTACSYCLLLTVLTGCGYHIAGKGGSMPGNVTAISIPFFKNKIQKPDVETVITTALVDEFVKSGIAKVVEENAEAVLNGAVIGYELTPVSFSKNDVIQEYRLTIKLEVSLVRNSDGNILWEDKNVADYEDFKVNIADINATKTAELDAVKKMAKDTARLIKERMLEKF; from the coding sequence ATGAGAGTCAGGAGTCAGGGGTTGAGCAGAGGGTATGCAGTAAAAAGTATGCGGTATACAGCATGCAGTTACTGCTTACTCCTTACTGTCTTAACAGGCTGCGGCTATCACATCGCCGGCAAGGGCGGCAGTATGCCGGGAAATGTAACTGCAATATCCATCCCGTTCTTTAAGAATAAGATACAGAAGCCGGATGTGGAGACGGTTATAACAACTGCGCTGGTTGACGAGTTTGTAAAGAGCGGAATTGCGAAGGTTGTTGAAGAAAATGCCGAGGCTGTGCTGAACGGCGCTGTAATAGGCTATGAATTGACGCCTGTTTCGTTCAGCAAGAATGATGTAATCCAGGAATACAGGCTTACCATAAAACTGGAGGTTTCACTTGTCCGCAATAGTGACGGAAATATTTTATGGGAGGATAAGAATGTTGCAGACTATGAAGATTTCAAGGTAAATATTGCGGACATAAATGCAACAAAGACAGCGGAGTTAGATGCTGTTAAAAAGATGGCGAAGGACACAGCAAGGCTTATCAAAGAGAGGATGCTGGAGAAATTTTAG
- the leuS gene encoding leucine--tRNA ligase encodes MQEKYDHKKIEERWQKIWEENKVFKVTEDKAKKKYYVLEMFPYPSGKIHMGHVRNYSIGDVAARFLSMRGYNVLHPMGWDAFGMPAENAAIQRGVHPAKWTYENIAYMKRQLKRLGISYDWDREIATCTPEYYRWNQWLFLKLYEKGLAYQKQSAVNWCPQCVTVLANEQVEGGLCWRCDSPVEQKNLKQWFFKITAYADELLDYCDKLSGWPEKVLIMQKNWIGKSLGAEVDFKIENSNDAIKVFTTRPDTLFGATFMSLAPEHPVVEKIVVSNQRSAVSEFIEKIKRQDRSARREALLEKEGVFTGSYCINPLTDKKMPIYLANFVLMEYGTGAVMAVPNHDQRDFEFAKKYNLPMIVVIQPSDKKLDFATIQEAYLEDGIMVNSGQFNGMNNRDAMVAIVKRLEEKKIGKGSVNYKLRDWGISRQRYWGCPIPIIYCAVCGAAPVPYKDLPVSLPEDVKFAGEGPSPLAQSEKFINVQCPKCGKKARRETDTMDTFVDSSWYFLRYTSPHEDKGPFNKDAANYWLPVDRYIGGVEHAVLHLLYSRFFIKAMRDMGLLGFDEPFTNLLTQGMVCKEIIKCKEHGYLLPEEVKDKTCVKCGKPVEIGPTEKMSKSKKNIIDPDRIIERYGADTTRVFSLFAAPPEKDLEWSDEGVEGAYRFLNRVWRLVNESQSVRESESQRANPPLPVAMLRSNGSPASFAKGGKEGVDNFELKYEINMVIKRVTEDLERFHFNTAIAALMEFVNFLYKWEDKAASTYKNAIENLLILLSPFAPHACEELWQGIGELDTVFNMSWPSYDESALKKEEALVVVQINGKLRGRINVAIDTSQEEVERLVLEDKKIAEWLDGKGVKKMVYVKNKIMNVVVE; translated from the coding sequence GTGCAGGAGAAATACGACCACAAAAAAATAGAAGAAAGATGGCAGAAGATATGGGAAGAGAATAAGGTCTTTAAGGTAACAGAGGATAAGGCCAAAAAGAAGTATTATGTGCTGGAGATGTTTCCGTATCCTTCCGGCAAGATACATATGGGCCATGTGAGGAATTATTCCATTGGAGATGTTGCGGCAAGATTTCTGAGTATGCGCGGCTACAATGTCCTGCATCCTATGGGCTGGGATGCCTTTGGCATGCCTGCTGAGAATGCGGCTATACAGCGCGGTGTGCATCCTGCGAAATGGACATACGAAAATATTGCCTATATGAAAAGGCAGTTGAAAAGACTTGGTATATCGTATGACTGGGACAGGGAGATTGCCACATGCACCCCTGAATATTACCGATGGAATCAGTGGCTCTTTCTCAAGTTATATGAAAAAGGATTGGCATATCAGAAACAGTCTGCTGTGAACTGGTGTCCGCAGTGCGTCACGGTTCTGGCCAATGAGCAAGTGGAGGGAGGTCTCTGCTGGAGGTGCGACAGCCCTGTGGAGCAGAAAAACCTCAAGCAGTGGTTTTTCAAAATAACTGCGTATGCTGATGAGCTTTTAGATTATTGCGATAAACTTTCCGGCTGGCCTGAGAAGGTTCTTATAATGCAGAAGAACTGGATTGGGAAGAGCCTGGGCGCTGAGGTGGATTTTAAGATTGAGAATTCCAATGATGCCATAAAGGTATTTACCACCAGGCCGGACACGTTGTTCGGCGCAACCTTCATGAGCCTTGCGCCAGAGCATCCGGTAGTTGAAAAGATAGTTGTCAGCAATCAGCGGTCAGCGGTCAGCGAATTTATAGAAAAGATAAAAAGGCAAGACAGAAGCGCCAGGCGAGAGGCATTGCTTGAAAAGGAAGGTGTGTTTACAGGTTCATACTGCATAAATCCCCTTACAGACAAGAAGATGCCAATCTATCTCGCCAATTTTGTCCTTATGGAATACGGCACAGGCGCTGTTATGGCAGTTCCAAACCATGACCAGAGGGATTTTGAGTTTGCTAAAAAGTATAACCTGCCCATGATTGTTGTTATACAACCGTCTGATAAAAAATTAGACTTTGCTACGATACAGGAGGCATATCTGGAAGACGGAATCATGGTGAATTCAGGCCAGTTTAATGGAATGAATAACAGGGATGCTATGGTAGCCATTGTGAAGCGCCTTGAAGAAAAAAAGATTGGAAAAGGCTCTGTAAATTACAAACTGCGGGACTGGGGCATATCAAGACAGAGGTACTGGGGATGCCCTATACCGATAATATATTGCGCAGTATGCGGCGCAGCGCCTGTGCCTTATAAAGACCTGCCTGTGTCCCTGCCTGAGGATGTGAAGTTTGCAGGCGAGGGGCCATCGCCGTTGGCGCAATCCGAAAAATTTATAAATGTCCAGTGTCCCAAGTGCGGTAAAAAGGCAAGAAGAGAGACAGACACAATGGATACGTTTGTTGACTCATCGTGGTATTTTTTAAGATATACCTCGCCCCATGAGGACAAAGGGCCATTCAATAAAGATGCTGCGAATTACTGGTTGCCTGTTGACCGGTATATAGGCGGTGTGGAGCATGCTGTTCTGCACCTACTCTATTCAAGGTTTTTTATAAAGGCAATGCGGGATATGGGGCTTTTGGGTTTTGACGAGCCTTTTACAAATCTTCTTACCCAGGGCATGGTGTGCAAGGAGATTATAAAATGCAAGGAGCACGGCTATCTTTTGCCCGAAGAGGTGAAGGACAAGACATGCGTGAAGTGCGGAAAACCGGTGGAGATAGGGCCTACGGAAAAGATGAGTAAGTCAAAGAAGAATATTATAGACCCTGACCGGATTATTGAAAGATACGGCGCTGATACAACAAGGGTCTTTTCTCTTTTCGCTGCGCCGCCTGAGAAAGACCTTGAATGGAGCGATGAAGGGGTTGAAGGCGCATACAGGTTTTTAAACAGGGTGTGGAGGCTGGTTAATGAGAGTCAAAGTGTCAGAGAGTCAGAGAGTCAGCGAGCAAATCCACCGCTTCCCGTTGCAATGCTTCGCAGCAACGGGAGCCCAGCCTCCTTTGCTAAAGGGGGAAAAGAGGGGGTTGATAACTTTGAGCTTAAATACGAGATTAACATGGTAATAAAAAGGGTTACTGAAGATTTAGAGAGGTTTCATTTTAATACAGCCATTGCCGCGCTTATGGAGTTTGTGAATTTCCTTTATAAGTGGGAAGATAAGGCGGCATCGACATATAAGAATGCCATTGAAAACCTTCTGATACTCCTTTCACCATTTGCGCCGCATGCGTGCGAGGAGTTGTGGCAGGGTATAGGGGAATTGGATACTGTTTTTAATATGTCATGGCCCTCATATGACGAGTCTGCCCTGAAAAAGGAAGAGGCGCTGGTGGTTGTGCAGATTAACGGCAAACTCAGAGGCCGCATCAATGTGGCTATAGATACCTCTCAGGAGGAAGTAGAAAGACTTGTGCTTGAAGATAAAAAGATTGCAGAATGGCTTGATGGCAAGGGTGTAAAAAAGATGGTCTATGTGAAGAATAAGATAATGAATGTGGTGGTGGAATGA
- a CDS encoding Gfo/Idh/MocA family oxidoreductase — translation MGKKKEIQIAIVGLGKIGSTFLKKLLEKERQGITLMGVVEQNKDTPGIELAKDKGIKIYDSLDKLLYLSQEVDVIFDLTGNIDARENLRGGLARARNQHTVIVPEVIAFLIWNLIAQGSEEFPESEAKLGY, via the coding sequence ATGGGAAAAAAGAAAGAGATACAGATAGCTATTGTCGGGTTAGGCAAGATTGGAAGCACCTTTTTAAAAAAGCTGCTTGAGAAAGAAAGACAGGGGATTACGCTCATGGGCGTGGTAGAGCAGAACAAAGATACGCCGGGGATAGAATTGGCTAAAGACAAAGGGATAAAAATATACGACAGCCTTGATAAGCTGTTATATCTCAGCCAAGAGGTGGATGTAATATTTGACCTTACAGGCAATATTGATGCAAGAGAGAACCTGAGAGGCGGTCTGGCAAGAGCCAGAAACCAGCACACCGTCATTGTCCCGGAAGTAATAGCATTTCTCATTTGGAATCTCATAGCGCAAGGCAGCGAAGAATTCCCGGAAAGCGAAGCAAAACTGGGCTATTAA
- a CDS encoding PBP1A family penicillin-binding protein, which translates to MKRLKPKNRLKLLAVIISAFILITVALPFGVYLYFTSALPQLNSLHEYNPNIITKIYSGDGQVVGEFYIERRIVVPFSKIPPRLIRAFLSAEDAQFYQHKGVDYWSVLRAFYRNITAGKIVQGGSTITQQVAKSFFLTPERSVGRKIKEALLAYRIEKSLSKDDILHLYLNQIYLGNGAYGVQAAAEAYFGKDVGILNLAEAALLAGLPKAPSKYSPYHYPDVARQRQEYVLRRMIEEGYITKDEEEKALRYTLKLKPKEIKSLWVGPYFTEHVRRYIDEKYGEDLLYRGGLQVYTTLNVEFQEAANEAVAFGLKEHDKRRGYRGPVKRLAKKDEMDAFLTEVITELNGKQLETGKIYEGLVTAVDTQGQYFLVNIGAHKARLAFEDAAWAKLYNPTDDPDGGKNQDITRVIRIGDVIKVAVKSATNSELISVTLEQEPLTQASLIAVEPQTGYIRAMVGGADFTKTQFNRAVQAKRQPGSAFKPIIYVAALDKGYTAASVIIDSPIIFEETVKGPVTGVDMETEWKPRNFEEKFYGPTTFRQALTHSRNVVTIKILKDIGVGYAIEYAKKLGIQSPLNNDLSLALGSSSLSLLELTNAYSTFANMGKRAEPIFITKITDKAGNVLEETPSPILQDVLSPQTAFIMTNLLQGVIQDGTGQRAKALGRPAAGKTGTTNNLNDAWFIGFTPNILAGVWIGYDGERPLGHMETGARAALPIWLEFMQKAVAGTSLKSFSVPEAVVFAKIDMTTGKPVTLATEKAIFEVFKEGTAPTDSANAAGGAGAVDGNTPTERFFEMDRGASTEGKPPADSSEDEKMD; encoded by the coding sequence GTGAAGAGGTTAAAACCTAAAAACAGGTTAAAGCTGCTTGCTGTTATCATTAGCGCATTTATTCTTATTACTGTAGCGCTTCCATTCGGCGTCTATCTCTATTTTACAAGCGCCTTACCACAGTTAAATTCACTGCATGAATACAATCCCAATATAATCACAAAGATATATTCCGGCGACGGCCAGGTTGTTGGCGAGTTTTACATAGAAAGACGGATTGTAGTTCCCTTCTCAAAAATCCCGCCCCGGCTTATAAGGGCATTTCTATCTGCAGAGGATGCTCAATTTTACCAGCATAAGGGGGTAGACTACTGGAGCGTCCTGCGCGCCTTTTACAGGAACATCACTGCAGGCAAGATTGTGCAGGGTGGAAGCACTATTACACAGCAGGTGGCTAAATCATTTTTTCTTACCCCTGAAAGGAGCGTAGGAAGGAAGATAAAAGAGGCGCTGCTGGCCTACAGGATTGAAAAAAGCCTTTCAAAGGACGATATACTTCATCTCTATCTCAATCAGATATATCTGGGAAACGGCGCCTATGGCGTTCAGGCAGCGGCAGAGGCATATTTTGGCAAGGATGTGGGAATCCTTAACCTTGCCGAGGCAGCGCTTCTTGCCGGCCTTCCGAAGGCGCCGAGCAAATACTCTCCATACCATTATCCGGATGTGGCGAGGCAGCGGCAGGAGTATGTGCTGCGGAGGATGATAGAAGAGGGTTATATTACAAAGGATGAAGAAGAAAAGGCGCTTAGATATACGCTTAAACTGAAGCCAAAAGAGATAAAAAGCCTCTGGGTCGGACCGTATTTTACAGAGCATGTGCGCAGATATATAGATGAAAAGTACGGCGAAGACCTTCTCTATAGAGGCGGGCTTCAGGTGTATACAACGTTGAATGTAGAGTTTCAGGAGGCTGCAAACGAGGCAGTAGCCTTTGGATTAAAAGAGCATGACAAAAGGCGCGGCTACAGAGGGCCGGTAAAAAGATTGGCAAAGAAAGATGAAATGGATGCGTTTCTCACGGAAGTGATAACAGAATTAAACGGAAAACAGCTTGAAACAGGAAAGATATATGAAGGGCTTGTAACAGCCGTAGATACACAGGGGCAATATTTTTTAGTAAATATCGGCGCTCATAAAGCCCGGCTTGCATTTGAAGACGCAGCATGGGCAAAACTATACAATCCGACTGATGACCCTGATGGCGGGAAAAATCAAGATATTACCCGTGTTATAAGAATTGGCGATGTTATAAAAGTCGCTGTAAAATCGGCTACGAACTCCGAACTTATATCTGTTACACTGGAACAGGAACCGCTCACCCAGGCGTCTCTGATTGCGGTGGAGCCTCAAACAGGCTATATAAGGGCCATGGTTGGAGGGGCGGATTTTACAAAAACCCAGTTTAACAGGGCTGTACAGGCAAAGCGGCAGCCGGGGAGCGCATTCAAGCCGATTATATACGTTGCCGCCCTGGATAAAGGCTACACGGCTGCGTCTGTAATCATAGACTCGCCCATTATCTTTGAGGAAACCGTAAAAGGCCCTGTAACAGGCGTTGACATGGAAACCGAATGGAAACCCAGAAACTTTGAGGAGAAATTCTACGGACCGACAACCTTCAGGCAAGCCCTGACACATTCCAGAAATGTCGTAACCATAAAGATTTTAAAGGACATTGGCGTGGGTTATGCGATTGAATATGCAAAAAAACTCGGCATCCAGTCTCCATTGAATAACGACCTCTCCCTTGCCCTGGGGTCATCCAGCCTGTCTCTTTTGGAGCTTACCAACGCCTATTCCACATTTGCAAATATGGGCAAAAGGGCAGAGCCAATCTTCATAACAAAGATTACAGACAAGGCAGGGAATGTCCTTGAAGAAACTCCATCTCCAATCCTTCAAGATGTTTTAAGCCCGCAGACCGCTTTTATAATGACAAATCTTTTGCAGGGTGTTATACAGGATGGAACCGGCCAGCGGGCAAAGGCGCTCGGAAGACCTGCCGCAGGCAAGACCGGAACTACAAATAATCTGAACGATGCATGGTTTATAGGTTTTACCCCGAATATTCTTGCAGGCGTATGGATAGGTTATGATGGTGAAAGGCCGCTTGGGCACATGGAAACAGGGGCAAGGGCGGCTCTCCCGATATGGCTGGAATTCATGCAAAAGGCAGTGGCAGGAACTTCCCTTAAAAGTTTTTCTGTTCCTGAAGCCGTTGTATTTGCCAAAATAGATATGACGACAGGCAAGCCTGTAACTTTAGCGACAGAGAAGGCAATCTTTGAGGTGTTTAAAGAAGGAACAGCGCCAACGGATTCTGCAAACGCCGCCGGAGGCGCTGGCGCAGTTGACGGAAATACTCCCACTGAAAGGTTTTTTGAAATGGATAGAGGCGCATCAACAGAGGGAAAACCCCCTGCTGATTCTTCTGAAGATGAAAAAATGGATTAA
- the moaA gene encoding GTP 3',8-cyclase MoaA: protein MSQKLIDSYNRPIDYLRISVTDRCNLRCVYCMPSEGIALMNADNILRYEELMRVAAIAVKHGITKIRITGGEPLVRKGIVEFIEELAKLKGIIDLSLTTNGVLLKEFALSLKRAGLTRVNVSLDSLNKERFHKITRGDFLENVMDGLEEAERAGLSPVKINCVVIKGFNDDEILDFALLTKKKPFHIRFIEYMPFEAEAAWDRDKCISASQIMEKINSLQNLIPLGNHEKRTGPARRYKFIDGIGEIGFINPVSDHFCGSCNRLRLTADGKLRTCLFSDDEVDIKAAIRNNCTDREIEDLLFRAVKEKPEGHRINDNIFKKCSRTMSFIGG from the coding sequence ATGTCCCAAAAGCTTATTGACTCATACAACCGTCCCATAGACTATCTGAGAATATCGGTTACAGACCGTTGCAACTTAAGGTGTGTTTATTGCATGCCTTCTGAAGGCATAGCGCTCATGAATGCCGATAATATCCTGCGGTATGAAGAACTCATGAGGGTTGCAGCCATTGCAGTAAAACACGGCATAACAAAGATAAGGATTACAGGCGGAGAACCGCTTGTCCGTAAAGGGATTGTAGAATTTATAGAAGAACTGGCAAAATTGAAAGGTATTATAGACTTAAGCCTTACAACAAACGGCGTCCTTCTTAAGGAGTTTGCGCTTTCGCTGAAAAGGGCGGGGCTTACAAGGGTAAATGTGAGTCTGGATTCTTTAAATAAAGAAAGGTTTCATAAAATAACCAGAGGAGATTTTCTTGAAAATGTCATGGATGGGCTTGAAGAGGCGGAAAGGGCAGGCTTAAGCCCGGTAAAGATAAATTGTGTGGTGATAAAAGGCTTCAATGATGACGAAATTCTGGATTTTGCCTTGCTCACAAAAAAGAAACCATTTCACATAAGATTTATAGAGTATATGCCGTTTGAGGCAGAGGCTGCATGGGATAGAGATAAATGCATTTCAGCATCGCAAATAATGGAGAAGATAAACAGCCTTCAGAACCTTATTCCGCTTGGAAACCATGAAAAGAGGACAGGCCCTGCAAGGAGATATAAATTTATAGACGGCATCGGCGAGATAGGTTTTATAAACCCTGTATCAGACCACTTCTGCGGCTCATGCAACAGACTAAGGCTTACAGCAGACGGAAAGCTCAGAACATGCCTGTTTTCTGATGATGAGGTGGATATAAAAGCAGCTATTAGAAATAACTGCACTGACAGAGAAATAGAAGATCTTTTATTCAGGGCTGTAAAAGAAAAACCGGAAGGGCATCGTATCAATGACAATATCTTTAAAAAGTGCAGCAGAACAATGAGCTTTATAGGAGGATAG
- the ccsB gene encoding c-type cytochrome biogenesis protein CcsB, giving the protein MSNLETILSRDSYILAVEIRLFWLVALIYGVCLILYLIHLATKKTGPGRLGTNMLWLGVITHAGLILLRTFEGQRAPFQTLYESLSWFAWSTSIAYLYVERRWKDIYLPGILVTALSMGACLYALLTRSPAVEPLSPPLQSYWFEWHVALAFLSYAVFVVSCSIEIIYLAIKPSVKKGLRPEYGLNTNNLETFHRQSFRLALFGFPLLTFGIFSGAAWANEAWGRYWGWDPKETWSLITWTVFAIYLHSMSIPRWNKLPASIFNILGFICMLMTFIGVNWLARLLGIPSLHLYAM; this is encoded by the coding sequence ATGTCAAATCTGGAAACAATACTATCAAGAGACAGCTATATACTCGCTGTAGAAATAAGGCTTTTTTGGCTCGTAGCCCTGATATACGGGGTCTGTCTTATCTTATATCTCATCCACCTTGCCACCAAAAAGACCGGCCCCGGAAGATTGGGCACAAACATGCTCTGGCTTGGCGTAATCACCCATGCAGGCCTTATACTTTTAAGGACATTCGAAGGCCAGAGGGCGCCTTTTCAAACCCTTTATGAAAGCCTGTCATGGTTTGCATGGTCAACATCCATTGCATACCTCTATGTAGAAAGACGATGGAAAGATATTTATCTGCCTGGGATTCTTGTAACAGCGCTCTCAATGGGGGCGTGTCTGTATGCCCTGCTAACGAGAAGCCCTGCTGTAGAACCGCTTTCACCTCCGCTTCAGAGCTATTGGTTTGAGTGGCATGTGGCGCTTGCATTCTTATCCTATGCTGTCTTTGTCGTAAGCTGTTCAATAGAGATAATCTATCTTGCGATAAAACCTTCTGTAAAAAAAGGCCTGAGACCGGAATATGGCCTTAATACAAATAATCTTGAGACATTTCACAGACAGTCTTTCAGGCTTGCCTTATTTGGCTTTCCACTTCTTACATTCGGCATATTTTCCGGCGCTGCATGGGCAAACGAGGCATGGGGCAGATACTGGGGATGGGATCCAAAAGAGACATGGTCGCTAATCACATGGACGGTATTTGCCATATACCTCCATTCCATGTCAATACCAAGATGGAATAAACTGCCCGCGTCAATATTCAACATACTCGGCTTTATATGTATGCTTATGACATTTATAGGCGTAAACTGGCTGGCAAGGCTTCTGGGAATACCAAGTTTACATTTGTATGCGATGTAA
- a CDS encoding cytochrome c biogenesis protein ResB: protein MIILTKIKSINWQGIRENKIYKRFASLKTSCIFLGILIGFYIIGTIFPQGAGLDDYIKSGGGFTSFVIFFDLLNIFNTPGFLIVVSLLSINLTICAFEIFLILRSQRKTVSEGLQFTPQFTLPLDIIPQLEDTGEIVKEIFKKELGFTEKTFACPETNPRLFLSGINIMEKGWSYRWLTWGYHLSILFCFFGFFMTYIFAFEDGITLYPDEAATIKPAATNRWNKSWGNKPQELDFKLMLDEFITEYNQFPKLDYPADKLSRLAIAMGWKDPKYLLKDESYSPKDWKSRVKVIKGKQVVLEKTIEVNDPLSYQGITFYQAAYKQMLKIQIDDNPISLETEADHELIIPGIDGMLKFGAIRTGTLFKKDGGTEKIKTFTEAALIRKDKSGKTETEKLGKLEHDGSLYIDDKRISLKEFKEASILSYRYDPGVPILWWSGVTLLIAMALRVFGAWYRIIYRLEEKDGMPHLLLKIKTRGLMADEERLIKRLKHSLEKWAEPIDLDTPV from the coding sequence ATGATTATTCTAACAAAAATAAAATCTATTAACTGGCAGGGCATTCGTGAAAATAAAATCTATAAGAGATTTGCATCCCTTAAGACCTCTTGTATATTTCTTGGCATTCTGATCGGGTTTTATATCATAGGAACCATCTTTCCGCAGGGCGCCGGGCTTGACGATTATATAAAATCAGGGGGCGGTTTTACATCCTTTGTTATTTTCTTTGACCTTCTGAATATATTTAATACCCCTGGTTTTTTAATCGTCGTATCCCTTCTATCTATAAATCTGACAATCTGCGCCTTTGAAATATTTTTGATACTCCGGAGCCAGAGGAAAACCGTATCAGAGGGATTGCAATTTACTCCTCAATTTACATTACCATTAGATATAATCCCGCAATTGGAGGACACGGGAGAAATTGTAAAAGAGATATTTAAAAAAGAGCTTGGATTTACAGAAAAGACATTCGCATGCCCGGAAACAAATCCCCGATTGTTTCTATCGGGGATAAATATAATGGAAAAAGGCTGGTCTTACAGATGGCTTACATGGGGTTACCATCTATCTATCCTCTTTTGTTTCTTTGGTTTTTTTATGACATATATCTTTGCATTTGAAGACGGGATTACCCTCTATCCGGACGAGGCTGCAACAATAAAACCTGCCGCAACAAACAGATGGAATAAAAGCTGGGGCAATAAACCGCAAGAACTTGATTTCAAACTTATGCTTGATGAATTCATAACAGAGTATAATCAATTTCCGAAATTGGATTATCCTGCTGATAAACTCTCAAGACTCGCAATTGCCATGGGCTGGAAGGACCCGAAATATCTGCTGAAAGATGAATCCTATTCCCCAAAGGACTGGAAGAGCAGGGTTAAGGTAATAAAAGGAAAACAGGTGGTTTTAGAAAAGACCATTGAGGTAAATGACCCTCTCTCATATCAGGGCATAACCTTTTATCAGGCCGCTTATAAGCAAATGCTGAAGATACAGATTGATGATAATCCCATATCGCTTGAGACAGAGGCCGATCATGAGTTAATTATACCCGGCATAGACGGCATGCTTAAGTTTGGCGCAATAAGAACAGGGACGCTCTTTAAAAAAGACGGCGGAACAGAAAAAATAAAGACATTTACAGAGGCCGCGCTTATAAGAAAAGACAAGAGCGGAAAAACAGAAACAGAAAAACTCGGCAAACTTGAACATGACGGAAGCCTGTATATAGACGATAAAAGGATTAGCCTCAAGGAATTTAAAGAGGCGTCTATTCTGAGCTATCGTTACGACCCCGGCGTTCCGATACTATGGTGGTCCGGGGTTACTCTGCTAATTGCTATGGCATTAAGGGTATTCGGGGCATGGTACAGGATAATATACAGGCTTGAGGAAAAAGACGGCATGCCTCATCTGCTACTTAAGATAAAAACAAGGGGGCTTATGGCAGACGAGGAAAGGCTCATAAAGAGGTTGAAACACTCGCTGGAAAAATGGGCAGAACCGATAGATTTAGATACGCCTGTTTAA